The proteins below are encoded in one region of Chiloscyllium punctatum isolate Juve2018m chromosome 9, sChiPun1.3, whole genome shotgun sequence:
- the LOC140481003 gene encoding ras-like protein family member 11A, whose amino-acid sequence MRFYNMSTNLLLVPIPESCDNVMNRDIKIAVLGSSTVGKTALIVRFLTKRFIGDYESNTGNLYSRLVHIEGEQLSVQVQDTPCVQAQAECARFPDLVSRCIHWAEGFILVYSITDYNSYKLIRPLYQHIRKMYPDTKVPVIIVANKSDLLHARQVQTNDGIQLANELGATFLEISTRENYEDVYDVFQHAYKEVSKLHMNNNGEKRRGSIIPRPKSPNMQDLKRRFKQALSSKVKSGATL is encoded by the exons ATGCGTTTTTATAATATGTCGACGAACTTACTGTTGGTTCCAATCCCGGAGTCATGCGACAATGTGATGAACAGAGACATCAAGATCGCAGTTTTAGGGTCAAGCACTGTTGGGAAAACAG CATTGATTGTCCGGTTCTTAACTAAGAGATTTATTGGGGATTATGAATCAAATACAG GCAATCTTTATTCAAGACTGGTTCATATTGAAGGAGAGCAGCTTTCAGTCCAAGTGCAAGACACACCTTGTGTCCAG GCTCAAGCAGAGTGTGCACGTTTTCCTGACCTTGTCTCCAGGTgcattcactgggctgagggattTATCTTGGTGTATTCAATAACAGACTACAACAGTTACAAACTGATTCGACCCCTGTATCAGCATATACGCAAAATGTACCCTGATACAAAAGTCCCTGTGATTATTGTTGCTAATAAGAGTGACCTATTGCATGCCAGACAAGTTCAGACTAATGATGGAATCCAATTAGCAAATGAGCTTGGTGCAACATTCTTAGAAATCTCTACCAGGGAAAACTATGAGGATGTGTATGATGTTTTTCAACATGCCTACAAAGAGGTGAGCAAACTGCATATGAACAATAATGGAGAAAAACGAAGAGGATCAATTATTCCACGCCCCAAGTCACCCAACATGCAAGATTTAAAACGACGTTTCAAACAAGctctttcttccaaagtgaaaTCTGGTGCCACGTTATGA